The Corynebacterium vitaeruminis DSM 20294 genome window below encodes:
- the ligA gene encoding NAD-dependent DNA ligase LigA, whose protein sequence is MRRQWDDLAEQVRYHRDAYYNKTPEISDEEFDALFRALQELEREHPELAVPDSPTMEVGAPAAQSSFDNVEHLERMLSLDNVFSPEELGEWLARTPAETYLTELKIDGLSLDVVYRDGRLDRAATRGDGRIGEDVTENARVITDLPHELTAHPDFPIPAVLEVRGEVFIAVEDFAAVNEQRQLEGGKPFANPRNAAAGSLRQKDVEAVRKRRLRMICHGIGFTEGFAPDSQYHAYEALSAWGLPVSQYTQKVHSAKEVQERVAHWAQHRHDALHEMDGLVVKVDDLASQRALGSTARAPRWAIAYKYPPEEVTTKLLDIQVGVGRTGRVTPFAVMEPVFVAGSTVAMATLHNQTEVKRKGVLIGDTVVIRKAGEVIPEVLGPVVEKRDGTEREFVFPTNCPSCGSVLAPQKEDDADWRCPNTRACPAQLSARLTYLAGRGAFDIEALGEKAAEDLIASGVLTDEGGLFDLTEDDLLRTNAYTTKKGTLNAVGKKLLKNLEASKDTDLWRVIVALSIRHVGPTAARALATKFRSLEAARAASVEDLAETEGVGQIIAESFKSWFEVDWHQAIIEAWARAGVRMEDDASGQPEQVLEGLTIVVTGTLENFSRDSAKEAIITRGGKAAGSVSKKTSFVVVGENAGSKETKARELGIRILNEAEFEQLLADGPDGVEA, encoded by the coding sequence CTGCGCCGACAGTGGGACGACCTGGCCGAGCAGGTGCGCTACCACCGCGACGCCTACTACAACAAGACCCCGGAGATCTCCGACGAGGAGTTCGACGCGCTCTTCCGCGCGCTGCAAGAGCTCGAGCGCGAACACCCCGAGCTCGCCGTGCCGGACAGCCCGACGATGGAGGTCGGCGCACCGGCGGCGCAGTCGAGCTTCGACAACGTCGAGCACCTCGAGCGGATGCTGTCCCTCGACAACGTGTTTAGCCCCGAGGAGCTGGGGGAGTGGCTCGCGCGCACGCCCGCGGAGACCTACCTGACGGAGCTGAAGATCGACGGGCTCTCCCTCGACGTCGTCTACCGCGACGGGCGGCTTGATCGCGCCGCCACCCGCGGCGACGGGCGCATCGGCGAGGACGTGACCGAGAACGCCCGCGTCATCACCGACCTGCCGCACGAGCTGACCGCGCACCCCGACTTCCCGATCCCCGCGGTGCTCGAGGTCCGCGGCGAGGTGTTCATCGCGGTCGAGGACTTCGCCGCCGTCAACGAGCAGCGCCAGCTCGAGGGCGGCAAGCCCTTCGCCAACCCGCGCAACGCGGCGGCCGGATCGCTGCGGCAAAAGGACGTGGAGGCCGTGCGCAAGCGGCGCCTGCGGATGATCTGCCACGGCATCGGCTTTACCGAGGGGTTCGCTCCCGACTCCCAGTACCATGCCTACGAGGCCCTTTCCGCCTGGGGGCTGCCGGTGTCCCAGTACACCCAGAAGGTGCACTCCGCGAAGGAGGTCCAGGAGCGCGTGGCCCACTGGGCGCAGCACCGCCACGACGCCCTCCACGAGATGGACGGGCTCGTGGTCAAGGTCGACGACCTCGCCTCCCAGCGCGCGCTCGGCTCCACCGCGCGCGCCCCGCGCTGGGCGATCGCCTACAAGTACCCGCCGGAGGAGGTCACCACCAAGCTGCTCGACATCCAGGTCGGCGTGGGCCGCACCGGCCGCGTGACCCCGTTCGCCGTCATGGAGCCGGTGTTCGTGGCGGGCTCGACGGTGGCCATGGCCACGCTCCACAACCAGACCGAGGTCAAGCGCAAGGGCGTGCTCATCGGCGACACCGTGGTCATCCGCAAGGCCGGCGAGGTGATCCCCGAGGTGCTCGGGCCGGTCGTGGAAAAGCGCGACGGCACCGAGCGCGAGTTCGTCTTCCCCACGAACTGCCCCTCCTGCGGCTCCGTGCTGGCGCCGCAGAAGGAGGACGACGCCGACTGGCGCTGCCCGAACACGCGCGCCTGCCCGGCGCAGCTGTCCGCGCGGCTGACCTACCTCGCCGGACGCGGCGCCTTCGACATCGAGGCGCTCGGCGAGAAGGCGGCCGAGGACCTCATCGCCTCCGGCGTGCTCACCGACGAGGGCGGGCTCTTCGACCTCACCGAGGACGATCTCCTGCGCACCAACGCGTACACCACCAAGAAGGGCACGCTCAACGCGGTGGGCAAGAAGCTCCTGAAGAACCTCGAGGCCAGCAAGGATACCGACCTGTGGCGCGTCATCGTGGCCCTGTCGATCCGCCACGTCGGCCCCACCGCCGCCCGGGCGCTGGCAACCAAGTTCCGCTCGCTGGAGGCCGCCCGCGCGGCCAGCGTCGAGGACCTCGCCGAGACCGAGGGCGTGGGGCAGATCATCGCCGAGAGCTTCAAGAGCTGGTTCGAGGTGGACTGGCACCAGGCGATCATCGAGGCGTGGGCGCGCGCCGGGGTGCGCATGGAGGACGACGCAAGCGGGCAGCCGGAACAGGTCCTCGAAGGACTTACGATCGTGGTCACGGGCACACTGGAGAACTTCAGCCGCGACTCCGCCAAGGAAGCGATCATCACTCGCGGCGGCAAGGCGGCGGGCTCGGTGTCGAAGAAGACCAGCTTCGTGGTCGTCGGCGAGAACGCGGGCTCGAAGGAGACCAAGGCGCGCGAGCTGGGGATTCGCATCCTCAACGAGGCGGAGTTCGAGCAATTGCTTGCCGACGGGCCTGACGGCGTCGAAGCCTAG
- a CDS encoding spermidine synthase: MSRKRRGSNRAGAGTAGSPASKTPEVGLYPTATGSVELRQDPYSPGGHEVFVNGVPSSHIAADPLELAYEYMRWIALSVEAFVPGRLDPTRLRITHLGGGACTLARYFAARYPQSRNTVVELDGTLVELARAWFDLPKAPRLKIRQGDARAVTDTFVPASRDVIIRDVFAGATTPPSLITVEFFARCAEALSGSGLYVANCGDHPDLRLARSELAGMREVFGHVACIADPAMLKGRRYGNIILLGSNAPLPTGNDAARLRHELLGGAVPAHYEEGSWVAAFSSSGIALHDASGTEPAP, from the coding sequence ATGAGCAGGAAACGCAGGGGATCGAATCGCGCAGGCGCGGGCACGGCGGGGTCTCCCGCCTCGAAAACGCCGGAGGTTGGCCTCTACCCCACCGCGACCGGCTCGGTGGAGCTGCGCCAGGACCCCTACTCCCCCGGCGGCCACGAGGTCTTCGTCAACGGCGTCCCGTCGAGCCACATCGCGGCCGACCCCCTGGAGCTCGCCTACGAGTACATGCGCTGGATCGCCCTGAGTGTGGAGGCCTTCGTGCCCGGCCGCCTCGACCCCACCCGGCTTCGGATCACGCACTTGGGCGGCGGGGCGTGCACGCTGGCGCGCTACTTCGCCGCCCGCTACCCGCAGTCGCGCAACACGGTGGTCGAGCTGGACGGCACGCTCGTCGAGCTCGCCCGCGCCTGGTTCGACCTCCCCAAGGCGCCCCGGCTGAAGATCCGCCAGGGCGACGCACGGGCGGTGACGGACACCTTCGTGCCCGCCAGCCGCGACGTGATCATCCGCGACGTCTTCGCCGGGGCCACCACGCCGCCGTCCCTCATTACCGTCGAGTTCTTCGCCCGCTGCGCCGAGGCGTTGTCGGGGTCGGGGCTCTACGTGGCCAACTGCGGCGACCACCCCGACCTGCGGCTCGCCCGCAGCGAGCTCGCGGGAATGCGCGAGGTCTTCGGGCATGTTGCCTGCATTGCAGACCCGGCGATGCTCAAGGGCCGCCGCTACGGCAATATCATCCTCTTGGGCTCGAACGCGCCCCTGCCCACCGGCAACGACGCCGCCAGGCTCCGCCACGAGCTGCTCGGCGGCGCGGTGCCGGCGCACTACGAGGAGGGTTCGTGGGTCGCGGCGTTTTCCTCGTCCGGCATCGCGCTTCACGACGCCTCCGGCACCGAACCGGCCCCCTAA
- a CDS encoding bifunctional lysylphosphatidylglycerol flippase/synthetase MprF, producing the protein MTNQANAVEEKRRVVVPEKPTPEEIAEFRNRWIEPVWGVVRHAPVSFALLALMWVLFVVGGDSYEERRQAFGLHGHSNFFSLKLLASGATVGNLRGMLLASLAVVALAVPAERLMGSRRFGVVAVAAQVIVAPLVFAIAKLMVLLPIHQWTDELANERFLSPVTWIAATLAFSSAYAPLLWRRRIRIFLVSLSVTLVVYSGSLSDVAFLTASILGAVSGSLIHSRATLSPPKTYSVREARVIIAIIVGAVALGPIIAFINPHAAGPLSGISRLVWEPAMSAHEVGTICRVDPTSDSCREALAVSRQDGIGPFVANAMPLAVQLVFLLGLVRGRRFAWVGLLVIQFLTGLGIWLEADILQDEFGTSVTGSISLTTAVLPWLFTMVVLLWHRRRFQVRISAARVRRFWLQSAGALAVTAALWMLGGYALRSSYSPHLTWFLLADELPMRYLPPPLAAAAGVEFLPRTSLAWILLEWPGSLFWIYVVWKLWKLLMTTPDETALAHREKARELLKKGSGDHLSWMSVWNGNRYWFDEEAPGSYVAYRVKNGIALTLGGPICAPGHAPSDIADRFERFVDHQGWQTAWYSVDEDFAESRCERGWHKQHVAEESVLDTALCEFKGKKFQNVRTARNHAKKEGIEAVWTTWQEATPVLREKMVMLSEQWLNDKALPEMGFTLGTISELKDRDTRILLALDAEGRLHGMTSWLPAYKDGRIDGLVLDFMRRDSTGFRPVIEFLISEGMLEAKRLGYEWISLSGAPLARSENNEPTILDNALDKVGEQMEPLYGFRSLAASKNKFQPVHHAWYMCYKDELALPSIGLAVCGCYLPELRPRDAVSVVRTWAKAQQGE; encoded by the coding sequence ATGACTAACCAAGCTAACGCCGTGGAGGAAAAGCGCCGCGTCGTGGTGCCGGAGAAACCGACGCCCGAGGAGATCGCAGAGTTTCGCAATCGGTGGATCGAGCCGGTGTGGGGGGTGGTTCGCCACGCCCCGGTGAGCTTCGCCCTCCTCGCGCTCATGTGGGTGCTCTTCGTCGTCGGCGGGGACAGCTACGAGGAGCGCCGCCAGGCATTCGGCCTCCACGGGCATAGCAATTTCTTCAGCCTCAAGCTCTTGGCCTCCGGCGCGACGGTGGGAAACCTCCGCGGGATGCTGCTGGCCAGCCTCGCGGTGGTGGCGCTCGCGGTCCCCGCCGAGCGGCTCATGGGCTCGCGCCGGTTCGGGGTGGTGGCGGTCGCCGCGCAGGTGATCGTCGCGCCGCTGGTGTTCGCCATCGCAAAGCTCATGGTGCTCCTGCCCATCCACCAATGGACGGACGAGCTGGCCAACGAGCGCTTCCTCAGCCCCGTCACCTGGATCGCCGCCACCCTGGCGTTTTCCTCGGCCTACGCGCCCCTGTTGTGGCGCCGCCGCATCCGGATCTTCCTCGTCAGCCTGTCGGTCACGCTGGTCGTGTACTCGGGCTCGCTGTCCGACGTCGCGTTCCTCACCGCGTCGATCCTCGGCGCCGTGAGCGGCTCGCTCATCCACTCCCGCGCAACGCTTTCGCCGCCAAAGACCTACTCGGTTCGCGAGGCGCGCGTTATCATCGCCATCATCGTGGGCGCGGTGGCGCTGGGCCCGATCATCGCGTTCATCAACCCGCACGCCGCGGGCCCGCTCTCGGGCATCTCTCGGCTCGTGTGGGAGCCGGCGATGAGCGCCCACGAGGTCGGCACGATCTGTCGCGTCGACCCAACCTCGGATTCCTGTCGCGAGGCGCTCGCGGTGTCCCGCCAGGACGGAATCGGGCCGTTCGTCGCTAACGCCATGCCGCTTGCGGTCCAGCTCGTCTTCCTGCTGGGCCTGGTTCGCGGCCGCCGGTTTGCGTGGGTGGGGTTGCTCGTCATTCAGTTCCTCACCGGCCTCGGGATCTGGCTGGAGGCGGACATTCTTCAGGACGAGTTCGGAACCTCCGTCACCGGTTCCATCTCGCTGACCACGGCGGTGCTGCCGTGGCTGTTTACGATGGTGGTGCTGCTGTGGCATCGCAGGCGTTTCCAGGTGCGCATTTCCGCCGCGCGCGTGCGCCGCTTCTGGTTGCAGTCCGCCGGCGCGCTCGCGGTTACCGCGGCGCTGTGGATGCTCGGTGGTTACGCGCTGCGCAGTAGTTACTCGCCGCACCTCACGTGGTTTTTGCTTGCCGACGAGCTGCCCATGCGTTATCTGCCCCCGCCGCTGGCGGCCGCCGCCGGGGTGGAGTTCTTGCCCCGGACCTCGCTGGCCTGGATCCTCCTGGAGTGGCCGGGCTCGCTGTTCTGGATCTACGTGGTGTGGAAGCTGTGGAAGCTGCTCATGACCACCCCGGACGAGACCGCGCTGGCGCACCGGGAGAAGGCTCGCGAGCTGCTCAAGAAGGGCAGCGGCGACCACCTGTCGTGGATGAGCGTGTGGAACGGCAACCGCTACTGGTTCGACGAGGAGGCTCCGGGAAGCTACGTCGCCTATCGCGTGAAAAACGGCATCGCCCTGACCCTCGGCGGGCCGATCTGCGCTCCGGGGCACGCGCCGAGTGACATCGCCGATCGTTTCGAGCGCTTCGTCGATCACCAGGGCTGGCAGACGGCCTGGTACTCGGTCGACGAGGACTTCGCCGAGTCCCGCTGCGAGCGCGGCTGGCACAAGCAGCACGTCGCCGAGGAGTCGGTCCTCGACACCGCGCTGTGCGAGTTCAAGGGAAAGAAGTTCCAAAACGTCCGCACCGCGCGCAACCACGCAAAGAAGGAGGGCATCGAGGCGGTGTGGACCACCTGGCAGGAGGCCACCCCGGTGCTGCGCGAGAAGATGGTCATGCTGTCCGAGCAGTGGCTCAACGACAAGGCGCTGCCCGAAATGGGGTTCACCCTGGGGACGATCTCCGAGCTGAAGGACCGCGACACCCGCATCCTGCTCGCCCTCGACGCCGAGGGGCGGCTGCACGGCATGACCAGCTGGCTGCCCGCCTACAAGGACGGCCGCATCGACGGCCTCGTGCTCGACTTCATGCGCCGCGACTCGACGGGCTTCCGCCCGGTCATCGAGTTCCTTATCTCCGAGGGCATGCTGGAGGCCAAGCGGCTCGGGTACGAGTGGATCTCGCTCTCGGGCGCCCCGCTGGCGCGCAGCGAGAACAACGAGCCCACGATCCTCGATAACGCGCTCGACAAGGTCGGCGAGCAGATGGAGCCGCTCTACGGCTTCCGCTCGCTGGCGGCGTCCAAGAACAAGTTCCAGCCCGTCCACCACGCCTGGTACATGTGCTACAAGGACGAGCTCGCGCTGCCCAGCATCGGGCTGGCGGTCTGCGGCTGCTACCTGCCGGAGCTGAGGCCCCGCGACGCGGTCAGTGTCGTGAGGACGTGGGCGAAGGCCCAGCAGGGCGAGTAA
- the mnmA gene encoding tRNA 2-thiouridine(34) synthase MnmA yields MRVLAAMSGGVDSAVAAARAVEAGHDVVGVHLALSQDPQAVRESSRGCCSLEDSADARRVCDKLGIPFYVWDFSDRFKEDVIDDFVDSYARGETPNPCLRCNEKIKFAALLERGIALGFDAVVTGHYARLTQEADGGDGYLRRGVDPNKDQSYVLGVLGAHEIAHCMFPVGDTVKPKIREEAAAHGFSVAKKPDSYDICFIPDGNTQAFLGARIGLRPGMIVDTDGHELKAHDGAWNYTIGQRKGLDIKEPAADGKPRYVTDIDARTGTITVGSRADLNVTRITADRLKYLHPAMDGTFEAEVQVRAHGSVVPCTVTVDRAADRMELELHEVLSGVARGQAAVVYLPDEGGDIVAGSGTICATA; encoded by the coding sequence ATGCGGGTCTTGGCGGCGATGAGCGGCGGGGTCGATTCGGCGGTGGCCGCGGCCCGCGCGGTCGAGGCGGGCCACGACGTGGTGGGCGTGCACCTGGCACTTAGCCAGGACCCTCAGGCGGTGCGCGAGTCCTCGCGCGGCTGCTGCTCGCTGGAGGACTCCGCCGACGCCCGCCGCGTCTGCGACAAGCTGGGCATTCCCTTCTACGTGTGGGACTTCTCCGACCGCTTCAAGGAGGACGTCATCGACGACTTCGTCGACTCCTACGCCCGCGGCGAGACCCCGAACCCCTGCCTGCGCTGCAACGAGAAGATCAAGTTCGCGGCGCTGCTCGAGCGCGGCATCGCGCTCGGCTTCGACGCCGTGGTCACAGGCCACTACGCGCGGCTCACGCAGGAGGCGGACGGCGGTGATGGCTACCTGCGCCGCGGCGTCGACCCGAACAAGGACCAGTCCTACGTCCTCGGCGTCCTCGGTGCGCACGAGATCGCGCACTGCATGTTCCCCGTCGGCGACACGGTCAAGCCGAAGATCCGCGAGGAGGCCGCCGCGCACGGGTTCTCCGTGGCGAAGAAGCCGGACTCCTACGACATCTGCTTCATCCCCGACGGCAACACGCAGGCCTTCCTGGGCGCGCGCATCGGGCTGCGCCCCGGCATGATCGTGGACACGGACGGCCACGAGCTCAAGGCGCACGACGGCGCGTGGAACTACACCATCGGTCAGCGCAAGGGCCTTGACATCAAGGAGCCCGCGGCCGACGGCAAGCCCCGCTACGTCACCGACATCGACGCTCGCACGGGAACGATCACCGTCGGCTCCCGCGCCGACCTCAACGTCACCCGCATTACCGCCGACCGGCTCAAGTACCTCCACCCGGCGATGGACGGCACCTTCGAGGCGGAGGTCCAGGTCCGCGCGCACGGCTCGGTCGTGCCCTGCACCGTCACTGTCGACCGCGCGGCCGATCGGATGGAGCTCGAGCTCCACGAGGTCCTCAGCGGCGTCGCGCGCGGACAGGCAGCGGTCGTCTACCTGCCGGACGAGGGCGGGGATATCGTTGCAGGCTCCGGCACGATCTGCGCTACCGCCTAG
- a CDS encoding 3'-5' exonuclease: MNSSSPDTQRFNPQGVLSFDLETTDKNPFNARIVTSALVRIDSTGAHPYEMLADPGVEIPEEAAKIHGITTEYAREHGRPHDEVLAETIKIIQKAWDDGLTLIVFNAAYDLTILRELTGDFLVSGPVYDPFVIDKALDPYRKGRRTLSDQCEHYGVRIDNAHEATSDALAAARIAWVQAKKRFVTDIEDLSLNELMEFQAVKYYEFQSSFKKHLEGKGRDASTVNTSWPLQSRS; the protein is encoded by the coding sequence ATGAACTCTTCTTCCCCGGACACCCAGCGATTCAACCCGCAGGGGGTCTTGAGCTTCGACCTCGAGACCACCGACAAGAACCCCTTCAACGCCCGGATCGTCACCTCCGCCCTCGTGCGCATCGACTCCACCGGCGCACACCCCTACGAGATGCTCGCCGACCCGGGGGTGGAGATCCCGGAGGAGGCCGCCAAGATCCACGGGATCACCACCGAGTACGCCCGGGAGCACGGGCGCCCGCACGACGAGGTGCTCGCCGAGACCATCAAGATCATCCAGAAGGCCTGGGACGACGGGCTCACGCTCATCGTCTTCAACGCCGCCTACGACCTCACCATCCTCCGCGAGCTCACTGGTGATTTCCTCGTCTCGGGGCCGGTGTACGACCCCTTCGTCATCGACAAGGCGCTCGACCCCTACCGCAAGGGCCGCCGCACCCTCTCGGACCAGTGCGAGCACTACGGCGTGCGCATCGACAACGCCCACGAGGCCACCTCGGACGCGCTGGCGGCCGCCCGCATCGCGTGGGTGCAGGCGAAGAAGCGCTTCGTGACGGACATCGAGGACTTAAGCCTCAACGAGCTGATGGAGTTCCAGGCCGTCAAGTACTACGAGTTCCAGTCGAGCTTTAAGAAGCACCTCGAGGGCAAGGGGCGCGACGCCTCCACGGTGAACACCTCGTGGCCGCTGCAGAGCAGGTCCTAG
- a CDS encoding alpha/beta hydrolase, which produces MRKFTAGIALAAAIGFTAAIAPVVMAQPAVAADAQATISNNKVAAAFYDNDWRQKIASYNTDRVTEVTAHSPSMNRDIPLVVVKAADPNRPTIYLLNGAGGGEQNLNWVQQTDAIDFYLQQNVNVVIPMRGAFSYYTDWVNDPVQSTYLNGPQKWETFLTKELPAPLESYIGTNNDKRAILGMSMSATSSLLLAEHSGKLYSAVGSFSGCAATSDPATWGFVGITVNRGGQTAETMWGPMGGEVNRYNDALINTEGLRDKAIYVSNGSGLISDVETSSKLARDNNVDGLTAFGGSSTITVEGGLIEGATNVCTHDLQTKLDRSGIPATFNFRNTGVHTWTYWEQDLKDSWPVISAGLGI; this is translated from the coding sequence ATGCGCAAGTTCACAGCGGGAATTGCACTCGCAGCCGCCATCGGCTTCACCGCAGCCATCGCACCGGTGGTCATGGCCCAGCCCGCCGTCGCGGCCGACGCCCAGGCGACCATCTCCAACAACAAGGTTGCCGCGGCCTTCTACGACAACGACTGGCGCCAGAAGATCGCCTCCTACAACACCGATCGCGTCACCGAGGTCACCGCGCATTCCCCGTCCATGAACCGCGACATCCCGCTGGTCGTGGTCAAGGCCGCCGATCCTAACCGCCCGACCATCTACCTGCTCAACGGCGCAGGCGGCGGCGAGCAGAACCTGAACTGGGTCCAGCAGACCGACGCCATCGACTTCTACCTGCAGCAGAACGTCAACGTCGTCATCCCGATGCGCGGCGCCTTCTCCTACTACACCGACTGGGTCAACGACCCGGTGCAGAGCACCTACCTCAACGGCCCGCAGAAGTGGGAGACCTTCCTGACCAAGGAGCTCCCGGCACCGCTGGAGTCCTACATCGGCACCAACAACGACAAGCGCGCCATCCTGGGCATGTCCATGTCGGCGACCTCCTCCCTGCTGCTCGCCGAGCACAGCGGTAAACTCTACAGCGCCGTCGGCTCCTTCTCCGGCTGCGCCGCGACCTCCGACCCGGCCACCTGGGGCTTCGTCGGCATCACCGTCAACCGCGGCGGCCAGACCGCGGAGACCATGTGGGGCCCGATGGGCGGCGAGGTCAACCGCTACAACGACGCCCTCATCAACACCGAAGGCCTTCGTGACAAGGCGATCTACGTCTCCAACGGCTCCGGCCTCATCTCCGACGTGGAGACCTCCTCCAAGCTCGCCCGCGACAACAACGTCGACGGTCTCACCGCATTCGGCGGCAGCTCCACCATCACCGTCGAGGGCGGCCTCATCGAGGGAGCGACCAACGTCTGCACCCACGACCTGCAGACCAAGCTGGACCGCTCCGGCATCCCGGCGACCTTCAACTTCCGCAACACCGGCGTCCACACCTGGACCTACTGGGAGCAGGACCTCAAGGACTCCTGGCCGGTCATCTCCGCTGGCCTGGGCATCTAG
- a CDS encoding carboxylesterase family protein, with the protein MNKKPVSLCVPAVAAGLLLSLTACGSDNSSPSSTSTSAAAASSASSTAAASSAASSGTATAATLGQVSNSFAEDSASLISSTTGKFTQVEYQDAETGKSITYNIFLPANYDSSKTYPMVVFIADASTVGTDPTVPLTQGIGANVWASDAFQQAYPSIVLVPSYPEVILDDNSGGHVTTDYVEATPRLIDSVSQKYSVDKNRIYGTGQSMGAMTSLLLASEHPDLYAGIIPVDGQWDISTLKGLESQNMVYFAAEDDDKAWAGMQEVMDMFKSDGVSYSYAQWDGTWTPDQRSEAAQQLFSQGNRLNLVSWKAGTVDTSSAQNNSAHMASFAYGYRAIAAMEWLMQQSK; encoded by the coding sequence ATGAACAAGAAACCCGTCTCCCTGTGCGTCCCGGCCGTGGCTGCCGGGCTGCTGCTCTCCCTGACGGCGTGTGGCTCGGACAACTCGAGCCCCTCCTCGACTTCCACCTCGGCAGCGGCCGCCTCTTCGGCCTCCAGCACGGCGGCTGCCTCCTCCGCCGCTTCTTCCGGCACCGCCACCGCAGCTACGCTCGGCCAGGTCTCCAACTCGTTCGCGGAGGACTCCGCCTCGCTCATCTCGAGCACCACGGGCAAGTTCACGCAGGTGGAGTACCAGGACGCGGAGACGGGCAAGTCGATTACCTACAACATCTTCCTGCCCGCGAACTATGACTCCTCGAAGACCTACCCGATGGTGGTCTTCATCGCCGACGCGAGCACCGTCGGCACTGACCCGACCGTGCCGCTGACCCAGGGGATCGGCGCGAACGTGTGGGCTAGCGATGCCTTCCAGCAGGCCTACCCCTCCATCGTCCTCGTCCCCAGCTACCCCGAGGTCATCCTCGATGACAACAGCGGTGGCCACGTCACCACCGACTACGTCGAGGCCACCCCGCGGCTTATCGACTCCGTCAGCCAGAAGTACTCGGTAGATAAGAACCGCATCTACGGCACCGGCCAGTCCATGGGCGCGATGACCTCGCTGCTGCTCGCCAGCGAGCACCCAGACCTCTACGCTGGCATCATACCGGTCGACGGCCAGTGGGACATCTCCACGCTCAAGGGCCTGGAGTCCCAGAACATGGTCTACTTCGCCGCCGAGGACGACGACAAGGCGTGGGCGGGCATGCAGGAGGTCATGGACATGTTCAAGTCCGACGGCGTGTCCTACTCCTACGCGCAGTGGGACGGAACGTGGACCCCTGACCAGCGCAGCGAAGCCGCCCAGCAGCTGTTCAGCCAGGGAAATAGGCTCAACCTGGTGTCCTGGAAGGCGGGCACGGTCGACACCAGCAGCGCGCAGAACAACAGCGCCCACATGGCCAGCTTCGCCTACGGCTACCGCGCGATCGCCGCGATGGAGTGGCTCATGCAGCAGAGCAAGTAG
- a CDS encoding uroporphyrinogen decarboxylase/cobalamine-independent methonine synthase family protein, which translates to MTCYNLGDLPGTSLAEAGDVIASETPLRTIPRLPARGLGSDAVGATLALMPELPIEKGPRSWRLTTRPQILTRRVWDRTERDLDQLEELWGEVEEVQFAVMGPWSLATRIELSGGHRVLADFGALRDLTEVFIGGMGRHALELHRRFGARVSILIEEPDLNSLAAGTVKGTSDFDVIPTVFPKALGERLHAVVAGLRDAGIESVRLNQLGRHPRVDVARICAADGVLVSRSAIAGTAMLDEVGQALSQGITLGVGTIREGDFLDEDRANPRRHAVAVARLFDELAIPREQLTHAEIVPAAPLNGSTLLRAARALACARVANEMLEKDAGDL; encoded by the coding sequence GTGACCTGCTACAACCTCGGCGACCTGCCCGGCACCTCCCTGGCGGAGGCCGGCGACGTCATCGCCAGCGAGACCCCGCTGCGCACGATTCCGCGGCTACCGGCGCGCGGCCTCGGCTCCGACGCGGTGGGCGCCACGCTCGCGCTCATGCCGGAGCTTCCCATCGAGAAGGGGCCGCGCTCCTGGCGGCTGACCACCCGCCCCCAGATCCTCACGCGCCGGGTGTGGGACCGCACCGAGCGCGACCTCGACCAGCTGGAGGAGCTGTGGGGCGAGGTAGAGGAGGTGCAGTTCGCGGTCATGGGGCCGTGGAGCCTGGCCACCCGTATCGAGCTGTCCGGGGGGCACCGCGTGCTCGCCGACTTCGGAGCGCTGCGCGACCTCACCGAGGTCTTTATCGGCGGGATGGGCCGCCACGCGCTAGAGCTTCACCGCCGCTTCGGCGCGCGGGTGTCGATCCTTATCGAGGAACCCGACCTCAACTCGCTAGCAGCTGGCACCGTCAAGGGCACGAGCGACTTCGACGTCATCCCCACGGTCTTCCCCAAGGCGCTCGGCGAGCGCCTGCACGCGGTGGTGGCGGGCCTTCGCGACGCGGGCATCGAAAGCGTCCGGCTCAACCAGCTGGGCAGACACCCCCGCGTGGACGTCGCCCGCATCTGCGCGGCCGACGGGGTGCTCGTTTCGCGTTCGGCCATCGCGGGCACGGCTATGCTGGACGAGGTGGGCCAGGCTCTCAGCCAGGGCATCACGCTCGGCGTGGGAACGATCCGCGAGGGCGACTTCCTCGACGAGGATCGCGCCAACCCCCGCCGCCACGCGGTGGCCGTCGCCCGGCTCTTCGACGAGTTGGCCATCCCCCGCGAGCAGCTCACCCACGCCGAGATCGTCCCCGCGGCGCCGCTTAACGGGTCCACCCTCCTGCGCGCGGCCCGCGCGCTCGCCTGCGCCCGGGTGGCCAACGAGATGCTGGAGAAGGACGCGGGCGACCTCTAA